A part of Melittangium boletus DSM 14713 genomic DNA contains:
- a CDS encoding 2Fe-2S iron-sulfur cluster-binding protein, with the protein MAKIKFIEADGKEHEVEAQEGQSVMQAAQNNLVPGIVAECGGFASCATCHGYVDEAWLTKLPPPDAAEEGMIACAFHVRPNSRLTCQLKVTPELEGLVVRLPVSQTSE; encoded by the coding sequence ATGGCGAAGATCAAATTCATCGAGGCGGATGGCAAGGAGCACGAGGTCGAGGCGCAGGAGGGACAGTCTGTCATGCAGGCGGCGCAGAACAACCTCGTGCCAGGAATCGTCGCCGAGTGCGGAGGCTTCGCCAGTTGCGCGACCTGTCACGGCTACGTCGATGAGGCATGGCTCACGAAGCTCCCTCCTCCCGATGCGGCGGAAGAGGGGATGATCGCGTGCGCCTTCCACGTGCGGCCCAACAGCCGGCTGACCTGTCAGCTCAAGGTGACGCCCGAGCTGGAGGGGCTGGTGGTCCGTCTTCCCGTCTCGCAGACGAGCGAGTGA
- a CDS encoding Coq4 family protein: protein MNASHASQPPGVDAEPLFLPDNASLFTRLRVALQALKRVRGDEGNPTYGQLINACLDGNVYASLAQQLQGGEAGRRMLSERPSLQGKELDLDALERLPEGTLGHEFARYFRDNKISPFETTLELKNDIDYIGKRYRETHDLLHVLTGYATDVMGEMELQAYALGNLGIRTAVLILLVGTLGHLKAPQPGIGRSEYLRRVRAAYHRGRASPLFLDFWFEHHWETPVATLRERLCVPSERMN, encoded by the coding sequence ATGAATGCGAGTCATGCCAGCCAACCCCCCGGGGTCGACGCCGAGCCCCTGTTCCTGCCCGACAACGCCTCCCTGTTCACGCGTCTGCGCGTGGCGCTCCAAGCCCTGAAACGCGTCAGGGGCGACGAGGGGAATCCCACGTATGGCCAGCTCATCAACGCCTGTCTGGATGGCAATGTCTACGCATCGCTCGCCCAGCAACTCCAGGGCGGCGAGGCGGGGCGCCGCATGCTGTCCGAGCGCCCTTCCCTGCAGGGGAAGGAACTGGACCTGGATGCGCTCGAGCGCCTGCCGGAAGGAACGCTCGGCCATGAGTTCGCGCGCTACTTCCGCGACAACAAGATCTCGCCCTTCGAGACGACGCTCGAACTCAAGAACGACATCGACTACATCGGCAAGCGCTACCGCGAGACGCATGACCTGCTGCACGTGCTGACGGGCTACGCCACGGATGTGATGGGCGAGATGGAGTTGCAGGCATACGCCCTGGGCAACCTGGGGATCCGGACCGCGGTGCTCATCCTGCTGGTCGGCACGCTCGGACACCTCAAGGCTCCACAGCCCGGCATCGGGCGGTCCGAGTACCTGCGGCGGGTGCGGGCCGCGTACCACCGGGGCCGCGCGTCCCCGCTGTTCCTCGACTTCTGGTTCGAGCACCACTGGGAGACCCCCGTGGCCACGCTGCGCGAGCGGCTGTGCGTCCCCTCGGAGCGGATGAACTGA
- a CDS encoding TetR family transcriptional regulator: MRPGKSDRGGETRELILVTAERLFAEHGVEAVSNRQVSEAAGQSNNFAVGYHFGSKEDLVVAIVRRHAESVERRRTDMLAKITDSPDLRDWVSCLVRSNTEHLASLGSPSWYARFIAQVTTHPSLRELVINEAVSSPSMQQTIDGMFRLVPRLPEEVRQERSYMSRLMIVHMCAERERELHAGTAMPRSTWASTAAGLVDALVGLWLAPVTARR; this comes from the coding sequence ATGAGGCCGGGCAAATCCGACCGGGGCGGCGAGACACGCGAGCTGATCCTCGTCACCGCGGAGCGGCTGTTCGCCGAGCACGGAGTGGAGGCGGTCTCCAACCGCCAGGTGAGCGAAGCGGCGGGCCAGTCGAACAACTTCGCGGTGGGCTACCACTTTGGCAGCAAGGAGGACCTGGTGGTGGCGATCGTGCGCCGGCACGCCGAGTCGGTGGAACGGCGGCGGACCGACATGCTCGCGAAAATCACCGACTCGCCCGACTTGCGCGACTGGGTGTCCTGCCTCGTGCGGTCGAACACCGAGCACCTCGCTTCGCTGGGCAGTCCCTCCTGGTACGCGCGGTTCATCGCCCAGGTGACGACTCATCCGTCCTTGCGAGAACTCGTGATCAACGAGGCGGTCTCCTCGCCGTCGATGCAGCAGACCATCGACGGCATGTTCCGGCTGGTCCCTCGTCTTCCCGAGGAGGTGCGGCAGGAGCGGAGCTACATGAGCCGGTTGATGATCGTGCACATGTGCGCCGAGCGGGAGCGTGAGCTGCACGCGGGCACCGCGATGCCCCGCTCGACGTGGGCGTCCACCGCGGCCGGACTGGTCGACGCGCTCGTCGGATTGTGGCTGGCCCCTGTCACCGCCCGGCGATGA
- a CDS encoding SDR family NAD(P)-dependent oxidoreductase translates to MKVQNKVVVVTGGGSGMGRELVLALLAKGASVAAVDINTSALEGTRELAGANRDKLATYTVNITDRGLVEALPGQVLSRFGTVDGIINNAGIIQPFVRLKDLDYAAIDRVMNVNLFGTLYMTKAFLPHLLARPEAHITNVSSMGGFLPVPGQTIYGAAKAAVKLLTEGLNSELQGTNVRVTVVFPGAVRTNIMVNSGLDARQPAKGEAGSFKTLMPDKAARIIIEGIERNRERVMVGNDATLMDAVYRLNPQRAARFIYNQMSALLPK, encoded by the coding sequence ATGAAGGTCCAGAACAAGGTCGTCGTCGTGACCGGCGGCGGCAGTGGGATGGGCAGGGAGTTGGTCCTGGCGCTTCTGGCGAAAGGCGCGAGCGTCGCCGCCGTGGACATCAACACGTCTGCCCTTGAAGGGACCCGCGAGCTGGCTGGAGCGAACCGGGACAAGCTGGCCACCTACACCGTGAACATCACGGATCGGGGCTTGGTGGAAGCGCTTCCGGGTCAGGTCCTCTCCCGCTTTGGGACGGTCGACGGCATCATCAACAACGCGGGCATCATTCAACCCTTTGTCCGGTTGAAGGACCTCGATTACGCGGCGATCGACCGGGTGATGAACGTCAACCTGTTCGGCACGCTCTACATGACCAAGGCGTTCCTGCCGCATCTGCTCGCACGCCCCGAGGCCCACATCACGAACGTCTCCAGCATGGGGGGATTCCTGCCCGTGCCGGGGCAGACCATCTATGGGGCCGCCAAGGCGGCCGTGAAGCTCCTGACGGAAGGTCTGAACTCGGAACTCCAGGGGACGAACGTGCGGGTCACGGTGGTGTTTCCGGGAGCGGTTCGCACGAACATCATGGTGAACTCGGGTCTGGATGCCCGTCAGCCAGCGAAGGGAGAGGCCGGATCGTTCAAGACGCTGATGCCTGACAAGGCCGCGCGGATCATCATCGAGGGCATCGAGCGCAATCGGGAACGCGTCATGGTGGGAAACGACGCCACGCTCATGGACGCTGTCTACAGGCTGAACCCCCAGCGCGCGGCGCGGTTCATCTACAATCAGATGAGCGCCTTGTTGCCGAAGTAG
- a CDS encoding SMP-30/gluconolactonase/LRE family protein: protein MNSSTSRFLSRSLAAWALMLSAPSLAASPAKAYRQEEVVAGSPFQGVHGLALDGKGHLLAGNLMGQTVHSVDLSSGKVSTLVGPPLGGADDVAVGPDGSIYWTGYFTGQLMRRTPDGKTRVIAKDLPGLNSLAFRRDGRFYVTQLGRGDALWEVDPNGRTPPRKVLSQHGFLNGFQFGPDDRLYGPLLLKQQIARIDVDTGTIEVVAEGFGIPTAVNFDSSRENLYVVDAARGELVRVRVATGAKEVVAKLASGLDNLEVGPDDQVYVSNMVDNDIRVFNPADGSVRTLVEGRLSVPAGLAVAPDDPDERLYVADVHALRQVGGRDGMMTQTTRVLSTRMTFPMNVSLGTKHVVLSSGYLGNIQVLDKATGEVLRTIPNTNGIQGALELPDGTLLVAEASTGRLVRVDTAEPAGTTVLTEGLEGPVGLVADTEATEPGVYVTEVRSGRVTRVRLADGARRTVAKGLKAPEGIARHPDGGLIVAEVGRKRLVRIDPATGRLTVIASGLRIGLPESAGMPPGHIPTGVAVGNSGTIYLSSDVESALYRFVPAQGDARP from the coding sequence ATGAACTCCTCCACGTCCCGATTCCTCTCCAGGTCCCTGGCCGCCTGGGCGTTGATGCTGAGCGCTCCCTCCCTGGCCGCTTCCCCCGCGAAGGCCTACCGCCAGGAGGAGGTGGTGGCCGGCTCGCCCTTCCAAGGCGTCCATGGGCTGGCGCTCGATGGCAAGGGGCACCTGCTGGCCGGCAATCTGATGGGCCAGACGGTTCACTCCGTCGATTTGAGCAGCGGCAAGGTGTCCACCCTCGTGGGGCCTCCGCTGGGCGGCGCGGATGACGTCGCCGTGGGTCCGGATGGCTCCATCTACTGGACCGGCTACTTCACCGGCCAGTTGATGCGACGCACCCCCGATGGCAAGACGCGCGTCATCGCCAAGGATTTGCCGGGCCTCAACTCGCTGGCCTTCCGCCGGGATGGCCGGTTCTACGTCACCCAGCTCGGCCGGGGCGATGCGCTGTGGGAAGTGGACCCGAATGGGCGCACGCCGCCTCGGAAGGTCCTCTCCCAGCACGGCTTCCTCAATGGCTTCCAGTTCGGCCCCGACGACCGGCTGTACGGCCCGCTCCTGCTCAAGCAGCAGATCGCCCGGATCGATGTGGACACGGGGACCATCGAGGTGGTGGCGGAGGGCTTTGGGATACCCACCGCCGTCAACTTCGACTCGAGCCGCGAGAACCTCTACGTGGTCGATGCGGCGCGGGGCGAGTTGGTGCGTGTCCGGGTGGCCACGGGCGCCAAGGAAGTCGTCGCGAAGCTGGCCTCCGGGCTCGACAACCTGGAGGTGGGCCCCGATGACCAGGTGTACGTGTCCAACATGGTGGACAATGACATCCGCGTGTTCAACCCCGCCGATGGTTCCGTGCGGACCCTCGTCGAGGGGCGCTTGAGCGTGCCCGCGGGTCTCGCCGTGGCGCCAGATGATCCGGACGAGCGCCTGTATGTGGCGGATGTGCATGCCCTCCGCCAGGTGGGCGGGCGCGATGGAATGATGACCCAGACGACCCGGGTGCTCTCCACCCGGATGACCTTCCCGATGAACGTGAGTCTGGGCACAAAGCACGTGGTGCTCAGCAGCGGCTACCTCGGCAACATCCAGGTCCTGGACAAGGCCACCGGAGAGGTCCTGCGGACGATTCCCAATACGAATGGCATCCAGGGTGCGCTTGAGCTTCCCGATGGCACGCTGCTCGTCGCGGAGGCCTCCACGGGCCGGCTCGTGCGGGTGGATACCGCCGAGCCCGCGGGGACCACGGTGCTGACCGAGGGCCTGGAGGGGCCGGTGGGGCTCGTGGCCGACACGGAGGCGACGGAGCCGGGGGTGTACGTCACCGAGGTGCGCTCGGGGCGGGTGACCCGGGTGCGTCTGGCGGATGGCGCGCGGCGCACGGTGGCCAAGGGTCTCAAGGCTCCGGAGGGCATCGCCCGGCATCCGGACGGGGGGCTGATTGTCGCCGAGGTGGGCCGCAAGCGGCTGGTGCGCATCGATCCGGCCACGGGACGCCTGACAGTGATCGCGAGCGGCCTGCGCATCGGTCTGCCCGAGAGCGCGGGCATGCCGCCGGGCCACATCCCCACGGGGGTCGCGGTGGGGAACTCGGGGACCATCTACCTGTCGTCGGACGTGGAGAGCGCCCTCTATCGCTTCGTCCCCGCACAGGGGGATGCACGGCCATGA
- a CDS encoding flavin-containing monooxygenase, giving the protein MTATKKGEVSFSPEALSEKYRIEREKRLRPDGNTQYIPVSGVFADFDKDPYVEPGFTRPALTEKIDVLIIGGGFGGMLAGARLRQAGVDSFRIIEKGGDFGGTWYWNRYPGAACDVESYIYLPLLEETGYIPKEKYAKAPEIFAHCQRIGRHFDLYKGALFQTQAQTMDWDEDARRWNITTDRGDKLAARFVVIAGGILHKAKLPGIPGIETFKGHCFHTSRWDYAYTGGGPTSAMTQLADKRVGIIGTGATSVQAIPQLGASAKQLYVFQRTPSGVGVRNNQPTDEAWAKTLKPGWQQERIRNFSAIVSGRQQDVDMVQDGWTYIFQNADSPQARTPEEAAELRQMTDFRKMEEIRARVDAIVKDPATAEALKPYYNQMCKRPCFHDEYLDTFNRPNVQLVDTEGKGVERITPTGVVVNGKEYPVDCLIYASGFEVSGDFTRNLGFDIRGRGGKSLRETWAAGASTLHGMHSRGFPNLLMFTTTQSGWAINFVHILDEQSQHAAYIIERCLKRGVEVAEPSEQAEQQWWEVILGRLKTSASFGGPECTPGYYNNEGVKAGAHMVKSASFGGDTLAFIDVLRAWRQGDELAGLELTRAGASSNP; this is encoded by the coding sequence ATGACTGCGACGAAGAAGGGCGAGGTCTCTTTCTCTCCGGAGGCGCTGAGCGAGAAGTACCGGATCGAGCGCGAGAAGCGGCTGCGTCCCGACGGCAACACCCAGTACATCCCCGTGAGCGGCGTCTTCGCGGACTTCGACAAGGATCCCTACGTCGAGCCCGGCTTCACCCGTCCGGCGCTGACCGAGAAGATCGACGTGCTGATCATCGGTGGTGGCTTTGGCGGCATGCTGGCGGGGGCGCGGCTGCGTCAGGCGGGCGTGGACTCCTTCCGCATCATCGAGAAGGGAGGCGACTTCGGCGGCACCTGGTACTGGAACCGCTATCCGGGCGCCGCCTGCGACGTGGAGTCCTACATCTACCTGCCGCTGCTCGAGGAGACCGGCTACATCCCCAAGGAGAAGTACGCCAAGGCGCCGGAGATCTTCGCCCACTGCCAGCGCATTGGCCGGCACTTCGACCTCTACAAGGGGGCGCTGTTCCAGACCCAGGCCCAGACGATGGACTGGGATGAGGACGCCCGGCGCTGGAACATCACGACCGATCGGGGCGACAAGCTCGCGGCGCGGTTCGTGGTCATCGCGGGCGGCATCCTCCACAAGGCGAAGCTGCCCGGCATCCCGGGGATCGAGACCTTCAAGGGCCACTGCTTCCACACGAGCCGTTGGGACTACGCCTATACCGGCGGCGGCCCCACGAGCGCCATGACCCAGCTGGCCGACAAGCGCGTGGGCATCATCGGGACGGGCGCGACCTCGGTCCAGGCGATCCCCCAGCTGGGGGCCTCGGCCAAGCAGCTGTATGTCTTCCAGCGCACGCCCTCGGGTGTCGGCGTGCGCAACAACCAGCCCACGGACGAGGCCTGGGCGAAGACGCTCAAGCCCGGCTGGCAGCAGGAGCGCATCCGCAATTTCTCCGCCATCGTCTCCGGCCGCCAGCAGGACGTCGATATGGTCCAGGACGGGTGGACCTATATCTTCCAGAACGCCGACAGCCCTCAGGCCCGGACGCCCGAGGAAGCGGCCGAGCTGCGCCAGATGACCGACTTCCGCAAGATGGAGGAGATCCGCGCGCGGGTGGACGCCATCGTCAAGGATCCAGCGACGGCCGAGGCGCTCAAGCCCTATTACAACCAGATGTGCAAGCGGCCCTGCTTCCACGACGAGTATCTGGACACGTTCAACCGCCCCAACGTCCAGCTCGTCGACACCGAGGGCAAGGGCGTGGAGCGCATCACCCCCACCGGGGTGGTGGTCAATGGCAAGGAATATCCGGTCGACTGTCTGATCTACGCCTCGGGCTTCGAGGTCTCGGGTGATTTCACCCGCAACCTGGGCTTCGACATCCGCGGGCGCGGCGGCAAGTCCCTGCGCGAGACCTGGGCGGCCGGCGCGTCGACGCTGCATGGCATGCACAGCCGCGGCTTTCCGAACCTGTTGATGTTCACCACGACCCAGAGCGGCTGGGCGATCAACTTCGTGCACATCCTCGACGAGCAGTCGCAGCACGCCGCCTACATCATCGAGCGCTGCCTCAAGCGGGGCGTCGAGGTGGCCGAGCCCTCGGAGCAGGCGGAGCAGCAGTGGTGGGAGGTGATCCTCGGCCGCCTCAAGACGAGCGCCTCCTTCGGCGGTCCCGAGTGCACGCCCGGCTACTACAACAACGAGGGCGTCAAGGCGGGCGCGCACATGGTGAAGAGCGCCTCCTTCGGGGGTGACACCCTCGCGTTCATCGACGTCCTGCGCGCGTGGCGTCAGGGCGACGAACTGGCGGGCCTGGAGCTCACGCGCGCTGGAGCGTCCTCCAACCCATGA
- a CDS encoding TetR/AcrR family transcriptional regulator: MYTSRPTDPKPSARQRDAERTRASLITAARTLFSTRGFANTGVRDIAELAGVNSSLVGRYFGSKQGLYRETLEQVLDITPLLQVDRRRFGETVVSLFLGAQDAPGPLAMLILSAVDPEAYATSVELLQKKAIEPLARWLGPPDGEGRAARLNILWSGFLISWRLLPIQQLSEARNASTRRWLEAEIQAIVDEGAP, from the coding sequence GTGTACACATCCCGCCCAACCGACCCCAAGCCATCGGCGCGCCAGCGAGACGCCGAGCGCACGCGAGCCTCCCTGATCACCGCCGCGCGGACCCTGTTCTCCACGCGGGGCTTCGCCAACACGGGCGTACGGGACATCGCGGAACTGGCCGGGGTGAACTCCTCGCTCGTCGGCCGCTACTTCGGCTCGAAGCAGGGGCTGTACCGGGAGACACTGGAGCAGGTGCTCGATATCACCCCGCTCCTCCAGGTAGACAGACGCCGGTTCGGTGAGACCGTGGTGTCCCTCTTCCTCGGCGCACAGGACGCTCCGGGCCCACTGGCGATGCTGATCCTCTCGGCGGTCGACCCCGAGGCGTACGCGACGAGCGTCGAGCTGCTCCAGAAGAAGGCCATCGAGCCCCTGGCCCGCTGGCTGGGGCCTCCGGATGGAGAGGGGCGCGCGGCACGGCTCAACATCCTCTGGAGCGGCTTTCTCATCAGCTGGAGGCTGCTGCCCATCCAGCAGCTCTCCGAGGCGCGCAACGCCTCCACCCGCCGCTGGCTGGAGGCCGAGATCCAGGCGATCGTCGACGAAGGCGCGCCCTGA
- the trxA gene encoding thioredoxin, producing MATVELGKGNFKDTVSKEGIVLIDWWASWCAPCRAFAPVFEQASEKHPDITFGKIDTDQEAELSGAFAIRSIPTLMVFRDGIMLFERAGALPAVALEDIVRQVRELDMNEVRKQVVEREVRQQPSGSPQT from the coding sequence ATGGCAACCGTCGAGCTTGGCAAAGGCAACTTCAAGGACACCGTGTCGAAGGAGGGGATTGTCCTCATCGACTGGTGGGCATCCTGGTGCGCGCCCTGTCGCGCCTTCGCTCCTGTCTTCGAGCAGGCCAGCGAGAAGCACCCGGATATCACCTTCGGGAAGATCGATACCGACCAGGAAGCGGAGCTCTCCGGCGCGTTCGCGATCCGCTCAATCCCCACGCTGATGGTCTTCCGCGACGGAATCATGCTCTTCGAGCGGGCCGGGGCACTGCCAGCGGTGGCGCTCGAGGACATCGTCCGCCAGGTCCGCGAGTTGGACATGAACGAGGTGCGCAAGCAAGTCGTGGAGCGAGAGGTCCGGCAGCAGCCCAGTGGCTCACCCCAGACTTGA
- a CDS encoding PRC-barrel domain-containing protein encodes MKSSSIATALVCLMATTAAQAQQAAQQQEGKQAQPPTTTEPHSIAGGALLGVEVRELTLIATGYRASKILGDTVYNDKNERIGRLEDLIIKPDGTVSYAILEVGGFLGMGTHRVAIPVGQFTGVKPRITLPGATKDTLKKMPEFTYAKGQ; translated from the coding sequence ATGAAGAGCTCGAGCATCGCAACCGCGCTTGTCTGCCTGATGGCAACCACCGCCGCGCAGGCGCAGCAGGCGGCACAACAGCAAGAGGGGAAGCAGGCACAGCCGCCCACGACAACGGAGCCGCATTCCATCGCGGGCGGCGCGCTCCTGGGCGTGGAGGTCCGGGAGCTGACGCTCATCGCCACCGGATACCGGGCGTCGAAGATCCTCGGCGACACGGTGTACAACGACAAGAATGAGAGGATTGGCAGACTCGAGGATCTCATCATCAAGCCAGATGGCACGGTCTCCTACGCCATCCTCGAGGTGGGCGGATTCCTCGGTATGGGGACACACCGGGTGGCCATCCCGGTCGGCCAGTTCACCGGGGTGAAACCCCGCATCACGCTCCCTGGCGCGACGAAGGACACCCTGAAGAAGATGCCCGAGTTCACCTACGCGAAGGGCCAGTAG
- a CDS encoding ketopantoate reductase family protein, which translates to MKIAILGPGAIGSTFAFHLSRARHDVTVIARGARLDWLRKERAIVTTRGERAPVEVSDALDTTVPWDLVLVSVLESQVDAVLPALRQSAAKQVMFMFNTFAPLDRLRDVVGADRFRFGFPAIMAGLVDGRLKAQVIPRSAVAPQITIVTDPAWAEVFSQAGIATDTQTDMHSWLRTHAALVVPMMIIFDRVYRRGHGLSWTEARELALGLTEGLELVRSLGNPLTPSGAAVLGKLPTSAVSLLLWTLSRNSTLTALGVQGPGEARTLIDAMVATAPDRTPRLQSLRP; encoded by the coding sequence ATGAAGATCGCCATCCTGGGTCCTGGAGCCATCGGTAGCACCTTCGCCTTCCACCTCTCGCGCGCGCGCCACGACGTGACGGTCATCGCCCGAGGAGCACGTCTCGACTGGCTGCGAAAGGAGCGCGCCATCGTCACCACCCGCGGCGAGCGCGCGCCCGTCGAGGTGAGTGACGCGCTCGACACCACCGTCCCGTGGGACCTGGTGCTGGTCTCCGTGCTCGAGTCCCAGGTGGACGCGGTGCTGCCCGCGTTGCGCCAGAGCGCCGCGAAGCAGGTGATGTTCATGTTCAACACCTTCGCGCCCCTCGACCGGTTGCGCGACGTGGTGGGCGCCGACCGCTTCCGCTTCGGCTTTCCGGCCATCATGGCCGGGCTCGTCGACGGCCGGCTCAAGGCCCAGGTCATTCCCCGCTCGGCCGTCGCGCCGCAGATCACCATCGTCACGGATCCCGCTTGGGCCGAGGTCTTCTCCCAGGCGGGCATCGCCACGGACACCCAGACCGACATGCACAGCTGGTTGCGCACCCACGCGGCCCTGGTCGTGCCGATGATGATCATCTTCGACCGGGTCTACCGGCGCGGCCATGGCCTCTCCTGGACGGAGGCGCGCGAACTCGCCCTGGGTCTGACCGAGGGACTCGAGCTGGTCCGCTCCCTCGGCAATCCCCTGACGCCCTCGGGCGCGGCGGTCCTCGGCAAGCTGCCCACCTCCGCCGTCTCGCTCCTGCTGTGGACGCTCAGCCGCAACTCCACGCTGACGGCATTGGGCGTCCAGGGGCCCGGCGAGGCCCGCACGCTGATCGACGCCATGGTGGCCACTGCTCCGGACCGGACCCCTCGGCTCCAATCGTTGCGGCCGTGA
- a CDS encoding pirin family protein has translation MKNPIQQTLPLGSPPWVTADPFLFCVHHDDQYPAGNEHQGPEASLDGRDLGQDFAGKDGWRMYHGEEVPGFPGHPHRGFETVTIVRNGLIDHSDSLGATARFGHGDVQWLTAGTGIVHAEMFPLVKRGEPNPTELFQIWLNLPAEDKHAPPHFSMLWNQDIPRLAFTDEAGRRTEVTVAAGELDGRRAPPPPPRSWASRPDTDVAIWTLRLEPGATWTLPPAKNPRAHRTLYFFAGGALRVADQLCREHQILAVSSDAALRLEAVEGTVEVLMLQGRPIGQPVVQYGPFVMNTRAEIQQAMMDYQRTRFGGWPFQKNDPVHPRDEGRFARHADGRVERPAR, from the coding sequence ATGAAGAACCCCATCCAGCAGACCCTGCCCCTCGGTTCGCCTCCCTGGGTGACCGCGGATCCCTTCCTCTTCTGCGTGCACCATGACGACCAGTACCCCGCGGGCAACGAGCACCAGGGGCCCGAGGCGTCGCTGGACGGCCGCGACCTGGGCCAGGACTTCGCGGGCAAGGACGGCTGGCGCATGTACCACGGCGAGGAGGTGCCGGGCTTTCCCGGTCATCCCCACCGCGGTTTCGAGACGGTGACGATCGTGCGCAACGGGCTCATCGATCACTCCGACTCGCTCGGGGCCACCGCGCGCTTCGGCCACGGGGACGTGCAGTGGCTGACGGCGGGCACGGGCATCGTGCACGCGGAGATGTTCCCACTGGTCAAGCGGGGCGAGCCCAATCCGACCGAGCTGTTCCAGATCTGGCTGAACCTGCCGGCCGAGGACAAGCACGCGCCGCCGCACTTCTCCATGCTCTGGAACCAGGACATCCCGCGCCTCGCGTTCACCGACGAGGCGGGCCGGCGCACCGAGGTGACCGTGGCCGCGGGTGAGCTGGACGGCCGGCGCGCGCCCCCTCCCCCGCCCCGCTCCTGGGCCTCGCGTCCGGACACGGACGTGGCCATCTGGACCCTGCGCCTCGAGCCGGGCGCCACCTGGACGCTGCCGCCCGCGAAGAACCCGCGCGCCCACCGCACGCTCTACTTCTTCGCGGGGGGCGCCCTGCGGGTCGCGGACCAGCTGTGCCGCGAGCACCAGATCCTCGCCGTGAGCAGCGACGCCGCGCTGCGGCTCGAGGCCGTGGAGGGCACGGTCGAGGTGTTGATGCTCCAGGGCCGTCCCATCGGGCAGCCGGTGGTGCAGTACGGGCCCTTCGTGATGAACACCCGCGCGGAGATCCAGCAGGCGATGATGGACTACCAGCGCACGCGCTTTGGCGGCTGGCCGTTCCAGAAGAACGATCCGGTGCACCCGCGGGACGAGGGCCGGTTCGCGCGGCACGCGGACGGCCGGGTCGAGCGGCCCGCGCGCTGA